ATCCCCACACCAAAACCCACATAAGCCCCTATAAAATGCTCTTTCTTTTTATCAAGGGCGATGTCAGCTAATGCGTCCATATTCAAAGACCCTAGCCCATAAATCCATTTGCCAAATCCCTTAGAATTTTGTTCTTTGTTGAGGCGACTAATTGTAGCCAAACCGGGGATCACAAGCAGATCACCATAAATGCGCGTGCCAAAATAGGGGTTAAAATACTGCTGGTAGCCTATTTCTAAGTTGAGCATGTTGGCCCAGCCACTCAGAGACACATTGTTGTTAAAAACATCATTGGGAACATTGATACCCAGTGTTGTGTTTAAAACACTATTCCCTTGATACGATCCTTCCAAAAGCCCTACTCCATAGCCACCCCCTAAGAAAAAACCGCTTTTTTCTTTCGCGATTTGGTAGTTTTCAATCTTTTTGGCCTTGAAAGCTGGGTTTTTATTTTTGTCATTCTTTTCAATTTCTTTAAAATCGGAAAAATCTGTTTCGGGCTTGCCCCCTAGTTTTTTGATCTCTTCTTTGAGTTTTTCAATTTCTGGATCGCTAGGAACATTGGGCACAGCTTGTTGTGTTGGTGGAGCAGGGGGTTTAGGACTTGTCTTTGTGTGTTCTGTGAGTGTAGCCAATAGCGCGTCCATTGCCTTCCCTAAAGCAAAAAATTATAACTAATGTAATAAATATTGCCACTAGCAAAGGCGTAGGCAAAGGCATGGCTAGATTTGAGAGGGGGCATTTTGAGGGCTAGCTCAAGGCGGTGGCGATGATCCAAAGTGAGAGCCACACCTAAGTTTACCACCAGGCCAAACCCATTAGGATTATGCGTTGCGCTTGGGTAATCCTTATATCCATTCCAGCCCACACCAAGCCCGCCAAAGACTCCAATGGCGTATTTCCTTTTCGCATCGATAGATTTATCCATAATCAAATCCACATTTGCGCTCGCCATTTGATAGCTACTGCTTTGATTGGCCTGCAAAACACTTTTATTCACTCCCCCCAAATATTCTCCATAAACCCGCACGCCTCCTACATCGCTTCCGATGTATTTTTGATAACCCGCCCGCACTCCATAAAAGAGAGGTAAGCTATCCACTTTAGTTCCGGCAATCTGCAAAGAGGTTTGGGCTAAAAGGGCCCCTATAAAAACTCCACTGCGCTTTTTGGCTACCTCTTGGGCTAGCTTGAGCTCTTGGATTTCATAAAGTTGCCCCTTGAGCATGTAAATTTCAAAATCTTTCTGAGCTTTTGGAGAGCGTTTTTCACGCGTAAAAGTCCCACCCCAACATATTTCAAAAATCAAGACAAACAACCATATCCCATGT
This portion of the Helicobacter felis ATCC 49179 genome encodes:
- a CDS encoding outer membrane beta-barrel protein, which encodes MDALLATLTEHTKTSPKPPAPPTQQAVPNVPSDPEIEKLKEEIKKLGGKPETDFSDFKEIEKNDKNKNPAFKAKKIENYQIAKEKSGFFLGGGYGVGLLEGSYQGNSVLNTTLGINVPNDVFNNNVSLSGWANMLNLEIGYQQYFNPYFGTRIYGDLLVIPGLATISRLNKEQNSKGFGKWIYGLGSLNMDALADIALDKKKEHFIGAYVGFGVGMMVLKSLSAPAFSAVLANGYKSQHVLWNMLMQADYTINLGLAFTYKRHLRFELGTKIPLTYLRLGMETAATYHNGQNSRTLIGDKIGFKRSTFGMLSVLYVF
- a CDS encoding outer membrane beta-barrel protein, whose amino-acid sequence is MWGINMSFRHGIWLFVLIFEICWGGTFTREKRSPKAQKDFEIYMLKGQLYEIQELKLAQEVAKKRSGVFIGALLAQTSLQIAGTKVDSLPLFYGVRAGYQKYIGSDVGGVRVYGEYLGGVNKSVLQANQSSSYQMASANVDLIMDKSIDAKRKYAIGVFGGLGVGWNGYKDYPSATHNPNGFGLVVNLGVALTLDHRHRLELALKMPPLKSSHAFAYAFASGNIYYISYNFLL